In one window of Chryseobacterium phocaeense DNA:
- a CDS encoding T9SS type A sorting domain-containing protein, whose protein sequence is MKKQLYFFVLILLFAGTGIYAQATANVFIENLNTPNPMVIDGNTMYIGIYYEDKVIKVNIDDPTSPPVDVVTGVNRPYGLALKDNILYVSEFGGNRLSKVDLNAANPTREIVLSGINSPLGLEFVGNDLYMALEGDNKIAKIDVTQSTPQLIDVTAAESPFEIEIINNVIYFTERFEGRVSKFDMNSSNSPEMVAQGLSYPSGLASYGQELFICEAGAAKVSKLNYTTASPTVSDGLVSSGFNYPSGLAVNGNTMYVTDFFAGSLLKADLAALSVSDQKKNKNTAAIYPNPAKDILNVRNASSKDFKIFSMVGNLVLSGKLERDTINVSQLAKGAYIIQIGGFIKKFVKE, encoded by the coding sequence ATGAAAAAACAGCTTTATTTCTTCGTGCTTATTCTTCTCTTTGCGGGAACCGGAATATATGCACAAGCCACCGCCAATGTATTTATTGAAAATCTGAATACGCCCAATCCAATGGTTATTGACGGGAATACTATGTATATTGGTATTTATTATGAAGACAAGGTCATCAAAGTCAATATAGATGATCCTACCTCTCCTCCGGTCGATGTTGTTACAGGCGTAAACCGTCCTTATGGACTTGCCTTGAAGGATAACATTCTGTATGTTTCTGAGTTCGGAGGAAACCGGCTTTCCAAGGTTGATCTTAATGCTGCCAATCCGACCCGGGAGATTGTTCTGTCGGGCATAAACAGCCCTTTGGGTCTCGAATTCGTAGGGAATGACCTGTATATGGCTCTTGAGGGAGATAATAAGATAGCGAAAATAGATGTCACCCAAAGTACACCTCAGCTGATTGATGTAACGGCTGCAGAGTCTCCGTTTGAAATTGAGATCATCAACAATGTGATTTATTTTACGGAAAGATTTGAAGGAAGGGTTTCAAAATTTGATATGAACAGTTCCAATTCCCCAGAAATGGTAGCACAGGGATTAAGCTATCCATCAGGTCTTGCTTCCTACGGGCAGGAATTATTTATCTGTGAGGCCGGAGCAGCTAAGGTTTCCAAACTTAATTATACGACAGCCAGTCCGACGGTATCAGATGGTCTTGTTTCAAGCGGATTTAATTATCCATCAGGTTTAGCCGTCAATGGGAATACAATGTACGTTACAGATTTCTTTGCAGGTTCATTATTGAAAGCGGATTTAGCAGCTCTTTCAGTTTCAGATCAGAAAAAAAATAAAAACACTGCAGCAATTTATCCTAATCCTGCAAAAGACATATTAAATGTTCGCAATGCATCTTCAAAAGACTTTAAAATCTTCAGCATGGTTGGGAATCTTGTTCTTTCCGGAAAACTGGAGCGTGATACGATTAATGTAAGTCAGCTGGCAAAAGGGGCTTATATTATTCAGATCGGGGGTTTTATTAAGAAGTTTGTGAAAGAGTAA
- a CDS encoding archaemetzincin: METKILPVVSNTIFLKEARRIFKDGQEQILAGYVLDSILIKQKPKDAVVLMGITERDLFPKPEWNYVFGQASYENGVGVTSIYRFSDGHLSDSNFNESLERLIKISSHEIGHMFGISHCLNAVCVMNGTNSLPETDFHFARACSLCQQKLNSSLSYDPRKRLLDLKDFFEKQHLNVELSRAEQDLSLLR; the protein is encoded by the coding sequence TTGGAAACCAAAATTCTTCCGGTTGTATCCAATACTATTTTCCTAAAAGAAGCCAGAAGAATTTTCAAGGATGGACAGGAACAGATTTTGGCAGGTTATGTTCTTGACAGTATTCTGATCAAGCAAAAGCCGAAAGATGCCGTAGTCTTAATGGGCATTACAGAAAGGGATCTTTTCCCAAAACCGGAATGGAACTATGTTTTCGGTCAGGCATCTTATGAAAATGGTGTAGGGGTAACTTCTATATACAGATTTTCCGACGGACATCTATCTGATTCCAATTTTAATGAAAGTCTTGAGCGCCTGATTAAAATTAGTTCTCATGAGATTGGCCATATGTTTGGAATCAGCCATTGCCTGAATGCGGTTTGCGTGATGAACGGTACGAATTCGCTTCCGGAAACTGATTTCCATTTTGCAAGAGCCTGCTCTCTCTGCCAGCAAAAATTGAATTCAAGCCTGTCATATGATCCACGAAAGCGTCTTCTGGATTTGAAAGATTTTTTTGAGAAACAACATCTAAATGTTGAATTGTCTCGTGCTGAGCAGGATCTGTCTCTTTTAAGATAA
- a CDS encoding SixA phosphatase family protein: MKKLILVRHAKSDWPEETEDFDRPLADKGLKDAMNMSRFMKSNNISIDQFVSSPAVRALNTCKIFNQTYQLTVSTEDKLYNPSERNFESVIYDLDDSVTSVAFFSHNNGISNFANSISEDIFHFPTCGVAGFEIDCNSWSEFDGAKKKLLFFYEPGKI, from the coding sequence ATGAAGAAACTCATCCTCGTAAGACATGCGAAGAGTGACTGGCCGGAAGAAACGGAAGACTTTGACAGACCTTTGGCAGACAAGGGGTTAAAAGATGCTATGAACATGTCCAGATTCATGAAAAGTAATAATATTTCTATTGATCAGTTTGTGTCCAGCCCGGCAGTCCGTGCCCTGAATACATGTAAAATATTTAATCAGACCTACCAGCTTACTGTTTCTACGGAAGACAAGCTGTATAATCCCTCTGAAAGAAATTTTGAATCTGTGATCTACGACTTGGATGACAGCGTAACCTCTGTTGCCTTTTTTTCCCACAACAATGGAATTTCCAATTTTGCCAATTCCATCTCAGAAGATATTTTTCATTTCCCGACCTGCGGAGTGGCAGGTTTTGAAATAGACTGTAATTCCTGGTCTGAATTTGATGGTGCCAAAAAGAAACTTCTGTTCTTTTATGAACCCGGGAAAATATAA
- the ruvX gene encoding Holliday junction resolvase RuvX, whose product MGQILAIDYGKARCGIAATDDMQIIASGLETVETRFLMEFLKKYFTENKVDDLVVGLPTDLKGNISEVETDILKFIEEFQKEFPGITVHRLDERFTSKMAFFFISQSGKNKKKRQEKGLIDKVSATIILQNFLEQRIR is encoded by the coding sequence ATGGGACAGATCCTTGCAATAGACTATGGAAAGGCGCGGTGTGGTATTGCTGCAACGGATGATATGCAGATTATTGCGAGCGGTCTTGAAACTGTGGAAACGCGGTTTTTAATGGAGTTTTTAAAGAAATATTTCACTGAGAATAAAGTGGATGATCTGGTAGTGGGACTTCCCACAGATCTGAAAGGAAATATTTCCGAAGTGGAGACAGATATCTTAAAATTCATTGAAGAATTTCAGAAAGAATTTCCGGGGATTACAGTCCACCGTTTAGATGAAAGGTTTACCTCTAAAATGGCTTTTTTTTTTATTTCCCAAAGTGGAAAAAACAAGAAAAAGAGACAGGAAAAGGGGTTGATAGATAAAGTAAGTGCAACAATTATTTTGCAGAATTTTTTAGAACAAAGAATACGATGA
- the def gene encoding peptide deformylase produces MILPIRAFGDPVLRKVGKDIEKDYPGLQELIDNMFETMYSANGIGLAAPQIGLDLRLFVIDVTPLAEDEDYEDIKDELAEFKKVFINAKILEESGEEWKFNEGCLSIPDVREDVKRKGTILIEYYDENFVKHTETFSDIRARVIQHEYDHIEGILFTDHLSALKKKLVKGKLTKISQGDVSIGYKMRFPK; encoded by the coding sequence ATGATTTTACCGATAAGAGCTTTTGGAGATCCTGTTTTGAGAAAAGTGGGAAAAGATATAGAAAAAGATTATCCCGGTTTACAGGAACTTATAGATAATATGTTCGAAACGATGTACAGTGCAAACGGTATTGGGCTGGCTGCACCGCAAATCGGGCTGGACCTGCGCTTGTTCGTAATTGATGTGACTCCTCTTGCGGAGGATGAAGATTATGAAGACATCAAAGACGAACTGGCTGAGTTTAAGAAAGTTTTCATTAATGCAAAGATTCTTGAAGAGTCCGGCGAAGAGTGGAAATTTAATGAAGGATGCCTTTCTATTCCGGATGTAAGAGAAGATGTGAAAAGAAAAGGAACCATTCTTATTGAATATTATGACGAAAATTTTGTAAAACATACAGAAACTTTTTCCGATATTAGAGCCCGCGTAATTCAGCATGAATATGATCATATTGAAGGCATCCTGTTTACCGATCATTTAAGCGCTTTGAAGAAAAAGCTTGTAAAAGGTAAACTGACGAAGATCTCACAGGGGGATGTAAGCATAGGCTACAAAATGAGATTTCCGAAATAA
- a CDS encoding DUF5606 family protein — protein sequence MLLEKIISISGKPGLFKLVSQLRNGFIIEDVTTKKKVSIGNSSQVSLLDNIAMFTVDKEVPLFEVFENIAKNSDYKEAISHKSTDDVLKDFMTASLPNYDTERVYASDIKKLAQWYNILQKAGYITPDSFVKAEPETLEGEKEEVSIEKEAPKKAAPKAEKPAAPKVKATSAAKAAPKSTHTKKG from the coding sequence ATGCTGTTAGAAAAAATAATTTCAATTTCCGGAAAGCCGGGACTTTTTAAATTAGTTTCCCAATTAAGAAACGGTTTCATCATTGAAGATGTTACAACAAAGAAGAAAGTAAGCATCGGAAACTCCAGCCAGGTGAGTTTGCTGGATAATATCGCTATGTTTACAGTAGATAAAGAAGTTCCTTTGTTTGAAGTTTTTGAAAATATTGCTAAGAATAGTGACTATAAAGAGGCTATTTCCCACAAATCTACAGATGATGTTCTGAAAGATTTTATGACGGCTTCTCTTCCAAACTACGATACAGAGAGAGTATACGCTTCAGATATCAAGAAACTGGCTCAGTGGTACAATATCCTTCAGAAAGCCGGATATATCACCCCTGATAGCTTTGTAAAGGCAGAACCGGAAACATTGGAAGGAGAAAAAGAAGAAGTAAGCATTGAAAAAGAAGCACCTAAAAAAGCGGCTCCAAAAGCAGAAAAGCCTGCCGCTCCAAAAGTAAAAGCTACTTCTGCAGCCAAAGCAGCTCCGAAAAGCACACATACCAAGAAAGGATAA
- the mazG gene encoding nucleoside triphosphate pyrophosphohydrolase codes for MNTKQEKLEAFGRLLDIMDDLREQCPWDQKQTLQSLRHLTLEETYELSDAILQEDLQEIKKELGDVLLHLVFYAKIGSEKESFDIADVINSLNEKLIFRHPHIYGDTEVKDEEEVKQNWEKLKLKEGNKSILGGVPKSLPSLVKAYRIQDKVKGIGFEFHDAEDAWKKVDEEIREFHEETDPDKKELELGDVFFSLINYARISGLNPDSALERTNLKFITRFQKMEKIALETNVNLAEMSLEEMDVLWEKAKLMS; via the coding sequence ATGAATACCAAACAGGAAAAACTGGAAGCTTTCGGAAGATTACTAGATATTATGGATGATCTCCGTGAACAATGCCCGTGGGATCAGAAACAGACTTTGCAGTCGCTGCGCCATCTGACCCTTGAAGAAACCTATGAACTTTCAGATGCCATCCTGCAGGAAGATTTACAGGAAATAAAAAAAGAATTGGGAGATGTATTGCTCCACCTGGTTTTCTATGCTAAAATAGGATCTGAAAAAGAAAGCTTTGACATCGCAGATGTTATCAATTCTTTAAACGAGAAACTGATCTTTCGTCACCCTCATATTTACGGGGATACCGAAGTGAAAGATGAAGAAGAAGTAAAGCAGAACTGGGAAAAATTAAAGCTGAAAGAAGGGAATAAGTCTATTTTGGGCGGTGTTCCGAAAAGCCTTCCAAGTCTGGTAAAAGCGTACAGAATTCAGGATAAGGTAAAAGGAATCGGGTTTGAGTTTCATGATGCCGAAGATGCATGGAAAAAAGTAGATGAAGAAATCCGGGAATTTCATGAAGAAACGGATCCTGATAAAAAAGAGCTGGAACTAGGCGATGTATTTTTCTCGCTGATCAATTATGCACGGATTTCAGGACTGAATCCCGATTCTGCACTGGAAAGAACCAATCTTAAATTTATAACAAGATTTCAGAAAATGGAAAAGATTGCCCTGGAAACCAACGTGAATCTCGCAGAAATGTCCCTTGAAGAAATGGATGTATTATGGGAAAAAGCGAAGTTGATGTCATAA